From the Lathyrus oleraceus cultivar Zhongwan6 chromosome 3, CAAS_Psat_ZW6_1.0, whole genome shotgun sequence genome, the window tccCCACCACAACTAATACGGGAAATAAACCCGAATAATTACCAAATAATATCCACATAAAAAAATTCACTTAAACCGATTAAATCTATTATCATCGAACCTTTGACATAAATTTGTTATCATAGGCAAATGTCGATGAATGCATGATCAAATAGAAACAAAGTATGCAAATGAACAAAACCATAAGCTAGGCGAATTGAATAAAAAAAAGTAGGGCAAATTTgggggtatgacagctgcccctatttaatcttcttaaACCTAAACGCGGAAATTGGGAGTTTTTCGggtattcaaggtagaagaggattaaatatTAAAGTATCCAAAAAATTTCCCGTTGAGAATGTGTAATGTAACGAGAGTTTTGTGATTTGCCAAGCAAATATTGGGCTTTGGGTGTGCCAATAAGAACTGGATTTTTGGTTTTTCTCATTTGCAAGGTTTCATGTTGTGCTATATGAATGATATGTATGAGTAAAACAACGTGATTTATGCTTGATAATGATTTGTGTAATGGCTACGTCAGATGCTCATGTTGCGGGCAGTGGGAATTTTATGCTAGGATAAGGTCATACATACCTGATTCTCCAACACCTACTTCAAGCTAAATAGTTGTTGTCACACCTCTGAACTATGATCTAAAACATGAAGAGAGTTTGTATCTGTGTAGTCTGCTTCTGCCCCAATCTACTGAGTATTTGTATATTGCCCTAGTCACAAGTTATAGAGTAGTCCCATCATCTGACGATCTCAAACTGGCTTGCCCCAGCGTCTTGAAATTGTCTTCCCTTGATTAACCACTTCTGGGAGTTATTGACTTCTTGTGCTCTTGAGGTGGTCTTCCCCAATGTGAGCCTTGAAGTAACTTTTCCCTTGCCTAACTGAATCAGAGAGATTTATAGAATCTCGACGTGGTTGCCCCAGATTGATTGTACCTTGAAGAGATCTGAGCTATGGGCTATCAGAAGAAATGTTCAATCTTCCCATTATGTAATCTTTCTTGATGTCAAGTGCCTATTCGAAAGTAAAAATGCTTgttgaaaatgataattgtaataTCATGCTCACGCAAGTTTTGAAACTCGAGTGTGTACACTAAGATTATGACATGTAGTGGGTGAatcactaatcaaaatttcaTATCAATATCAATACAAATGACAAGTAAATATTTAGGAGTCGGATTTGACCCGATCTTACCATAGTATTGAAgcgccgcgaaaaatacagagtcgccaccagattttatttgttccaaaggaaagggaaaatagcggtaaaaccccaaatgagagaaatggtctcgcaaccaaaagcggattcggaagtcggttatacaaggggaaggtattatcacccctcacatccatggtactccatgggaaccacttgctcgtatcaaatgcgTATGGATATTTATTTATTTGTAAGTTGCCTACTATCAGGAATGAGATAAGAGAATAAGATGGGGGgaaaataagttttaatttagtatgttcgccaaggatttgggccctcgtgcctacgtaccctcatacgtgcaatgagaaagtcagagcttcgtagtttgGCTAAAAAATGAAacatttgtttggttgtttttacttAACAGCATTGACCTTCCCgtgctactgttcacttgcttaTATACTTTGTCATGGGAGAggaaagtatttgcttgtttACAGTAAAATGGATTCGCTTGGTTCGCACTCTAGtagttaaacattacttgctcgcacatggaggcttaagtTTCGTTCACGGTAGAATGGAAGTAACATGTccttattgaaaggttttgaagAGAGTGCACTAAGGTAAAAGATGATTTaatttgttggggttgattttgTGTATAGAGACAAGCAtcagacccttggctagatacagtcaacggtctaataactcgggagttgagaggacaatgttgtcctaaccactccttttcatccaaaaaagagatttgaattgtgaaaagagtttggcaagtctaatcattggaacttagagggcgacaagtatctgacccttgactaagtacggTCAACGATCAGAGTACTTGGGAATTGAGAGAACAATAAAGTCCTAACTACTCTTTTTCTCCCTCAtagcacctagatctaacttgtttgaatcattagatgttttaagggggaaagtcaagtgtcgggtccttaggctaggtacggccgacaactcaattacttgaatgttgtgtacaaacaTGTAAACCCCATTTGGCATTCCTAtttgttgtgaaaatgattttgaaaaaaggtacttgacgttggatcaagcatttgaatttattatgaaaagaGTGTGAGTGAAGAACGGAGGTGAGATATAGATTGAATTTGAGAAGAGAACGGAGAAGAGATGATGGAAGGGGTTTGGGAAAGGAATGGAGGAATGATGTAAATAATGGGTCATTGAATGGATGGAGAatgcttgacgttggatcaagcattcaCGTTGCAATTGTGTGAGTTTTATTCGGAAAACaacttgacattgaatcaagtacctttcgtttcttttgaaatgctttgtTTATTGTTTTGTATTTTATATTGGTTATTAACATGCATAGTGGACTAAATAGAAAACAATAAATGTAAGTTATTACATGACTATGGGGTGGGAGACATTTGATCCATAATGGGGGGATGGATCTACATAATACAACATACATGGCATGAAGGGGAAATATGATTTACAGCTCATGTGCCATGCTTAAACCATACAAGTGACATGGCACTTCAAACAATACAAACTAATGAATAGAAATAAACAGAACTTGGATGGTGTTGAGATCTCTTATTCACATGTCACCACAAAAAACAACAATGGTTAGTATGCATTAATGAAACAGAATTAAAATGCTAATCCAAGTGATTGAGATGGTATGATGATATCATGGTGTGATATAATGATCATGATGAACAAATGCATATCAAACTAAAATGAAATGGAACTTTCGATTTAGCCACTAACCACAAATAAAGTGAAGCTAAGTCAAAGTGAGATTTCTCATGTACGTGGAAATTAACATggcaaataaaataaaattctaaaCATAGGATAGTTATTTACATGAAAATTAATTCTAGAAAATTAAGAAATTAATCTAACATGTACAAACGATTAAGCATAATTTCTAAATAATTACCTAATCCTAATGAACCTAATTACACATGGATTAAGCTAATTACCACTAAAATTATGTGAATCCTAAATGTCAAAAAAAAATGCAGAAATTAAAAtctatttaataaaaaaaactgCATCTTGATTAATAACAAAAACATAATTGAGATTTGGAATTGATCAAATCAAGTATGAGACTTATCTTGATTAAGATGAACAGTTGCTTAGCCTAAGGCCCAATCAGAACGGTTAGCAGGAATTCAGCACAATAATGAAGATGGAAAAAAATCTATCAGCATGTGTGTTAATGCTACACATGGCAGTGGATGATATGGAGTGAACACTCCTTGGATCAGTCGACCAATCAAAGTCTCAAGGCAAAACAGAGTCATCGCCGGAGTCCCGGTACCACCGTGCCGGAGGCGGCGGAATTGGTCGGATTCAAGAAAAAAAACATTGATTTCTTGCTTCTCTCCGACTCTTCTATCCTTATCTCTCATCTATCCTAACTACAACTCAACAAGTTCTAGAAATTAAACAATTAAAGTCAAGGATCCTAAGCACAAAACCTGAGATTAAATGGAAATGGAGGTGAAGGAGAATCCAAACCACCAAACCttggggttttgattctccactaCACAAGCTACATTATGATATCAACAGTTCGACAAAGATAAAGATTCACTGACCTACGAGACAGAGGATTGTCTTGGAACTTGTTGAAATTCggaagtgatgaagatgaagaagagaaaatCAGAGGTACGCTACTTTGAACCTTGACTTCTTCTTTTACTTTGAACTTCTCCTCTTCAAGAATCAACTCTAAGAAATTCTGAATTggattgttgttgttgttgatgttgattagGTGAATGCAGGGATGATTGTCGAGTGCAAGAGGTTTAGCTCAATTgataacaaacttcaatgtgaagcttgctcCAATGGTGATTTGAGCTTTGGTATGGGGAGaggaattggagaagatgaagagggagaAAGCTGGATTTGCAATGAGAAATTTGAGAGTGATAAAAAGTTGAGAATGAATGAAAAAAAGTCCTTTTCTTTTGCTCCCCCTTGTGTTTATATAGGTTGCAGGCTTTGGTCCAAGGGAGGTATGGAGTTAGTTATTATCAGGTTAGGAGTTAGCTTAGGAGTTAGTTGAAGCGAACTCAGTGAGTTTGGTCGGTTAACTCACCGAGTTGGAAGTTAGTTGGTTGAATCAGTTAGTTGGTTTTGGGAATGATTCCAATAGTGACTGGTGGTAGCAGGGTTCCCTTTAAGTGGTTGTAGCTTTGAAGTTTTGTTCATGACCTGTTAATCAATTATCTTAGGTGCAAGACATAACAAGTGAGCTCAAGTGTGACCTGCAACTGTAGGTCAATGCAGAGTATGTGAATCATTGTGATTGTATTGGCATAAAAAGAATTTTGCACTTGGTATCGCTTTAGTAGCTAGTAATGTTATTGAATCTGCTACAAGGAATAGGTTGAGTCGACTCAAGCTGGGAAGGAGTTGACTCAAATAGAGCATTCTCCAGAGTTGAGTCGACCTCCGGGTCGACCAGTTCGGACCCACGGCGAATTGGTTCAAAGAAAAATAAGGAATGTGTCGACGTGAGGAGTGGGTGAGTCAACTCAAATAGGACTTCCCAGAATTGAGTCGACCGGTgagtcgacctgttcggacccggGGCGGAATGGTTCAAGGGAAAACGGACGATGAGTCGACGCAAGGGttggatgagtcgactcaaccAGGTTCCCCAGAACTAGGTCGACCTGTGAGTCGGCGTGTTCGGGCCCGTGGGTTTTTCGTCGAGTCAATGAGTCGACTCACAGAGCAAAAActtccaaaaatgagttttgcAATGTGTTGTACATTCTTTTGCACCTTTTTTCTTATGTAATGACTATTTTATGGATGAACACGAACGAAATCGGCCAATTGAATGAATTGACTTAGTGTGTGAACATGTTACTCGAAATGTAGTGAATCGAGACATGTAATGGAATAGAATCCATATAAATCCTATGAATGAACCATTAACCATGAACCCAAATGATCAAAGGCAAGCATGAAACAATGGTATGTCAACAAATGATATGATCAATGACCAGATGACAGTAGGGCATGGACACGGACAAGCACCAGATATACATGTTGGAGCAAGTATTCTATGTAATCAAACCCAAGAAACCAACATGCATGACCCCTGACCAGGAGGTTGTTGGGTGAAGCTTGATCAAGTGAGAAAGGCACACTCAATGGAATGATGAAGGACCCATCAGATAGGGTTTAGGAGGCCATCCATAGAGCTTCGGATACAGTTGGAGTTTATGGCAACCATGATCAAGTGAGGATCCCAAGATTAGGGCTTTGCTTCACCCCTTAGCCAAAGTTGAGTTACCAATGATAGGAACACACACAAGCCTCGAGATCCACCTCCGATTATGGTTTGATTGATTGAGCTACCTCTAGTTGCAGAGCAATCCCAATTTCCACTAGGTACAAGCACAAAGCATGGAATCTAAGATACATGTCCTCTGGTATCAGACCATGATTATGAAGACGAAATGAATGATATGAAGACATGCATATGActagggttagtgacctagatgaactttATGAAGGGtatggtgaattttggggtatgacaagtaTTCTTTCAAAAATAAACCTTGCTTtaattaggtcttttaagggttgtgACGTGGTTTGGTTCACGGTTTcagaaagaaaggatataaggctcaaaatctATTCTAACCCATATGTTCTCTGTGATGTTCTCTAGTCCTACATTCAGTTAGCTTGAAATAAGCGTTCATCTATCAGAAAAGGACTTTGAATAGCATCAATGATGGTTAAGGAACCCATGAGAGTTTGGAGTGACAATTACTCACCTTCCATTTTTGTTTGCGGACACACAAATTTGCTCTTGCTAAGGATTTCGTTATTGATCCTCTTGTTCTTTTGTTTTGTgtcccttatttttgcctagacCGATCCTTTGGGATCTGCACTACACCATCTGGAACCCTTCGATTATATCCGGCCTCTTCCAGAACCACTTCAATTACCTTTGGTCCGTTCGAAACATATTAAACATCTTTGGTCCGTCTAGAACCCTTTCACTTTTATTTGGCCAGTCCGAAAATCATTTCATTATCTGGTCCGTCCGGAAATCTTTCCATTTAATATGGTTCGTCCATAAATCATTCTATTAAATCTGGTCCATTCGGAAACCTTTCCATTAAACCTGGTCCGTCCAAAAATCTTTATTTATTACCTATGGTTCACCTTGAACCCTTGAATCATATTTGGCCTCTTCTAGAACTTTTTGTTATTTTTGGTCCGTCCGGAACATTTCAATCATCTCTAATTTGTTTGAATCATATCAATCATATATGGTATGTCCGTAAACCTTTCAAATAAATTTGGTTCGTACGGAAATCTTTTCATTATATCTGGTTCGTTCGTAAATCTCTCAATTATATCTGGTATGTCCATAACCCTATCCATTAAATATGGTATATCCGGAAACCTTTCCATTAAATCTAATCCATCCGTAAATATTTCCATTAAATCTGGTTCATCTGGAACACTTTGATTATATATGGCCTCGTCCAGAATCATTCCATTACCTCCGGTCCGTCCATAACATTTCGACTATATTTAGCCCCATCCATAATCATTTAAAACCACCTCTGGTTTGTCCAAAACCATTCAATTATATATGGGCTCGTCCATAATCATTTCTAACCACCTCTAGTCTGTCTAAAACCATTTGATTATTTATGGCCTTGTCCAGAATCATTTCAAACCACCTTTGGTCCATCCAGAACACTTCGATCCTCTCTGGCCTCGTCCAGAATCATCTCATTCAACAACACTTCGATTTTCTCTAGCCTCGCTTAGAATCCTTTTAAGTTGTCTTTGGTTTGTTCAGAATACTTAGTTCTTCTATGGCCTCGTCCAAAATCATTTCATTCAATAACACTTCGATTATATCTAGCCTCGTCCAGAACCGTTCCACCATCATTGGTTCGTCCAGAACCCTTTGATCATCTACGACCTTGTCTAAAATATTTCATTCTCGTTATGACACTCGTTCTCTTTGGTGTCCCCGCTACATCCAAGCAAGGGACCTATTTCAATCCAAGTCCCATCAGGGTAAAATCAAGATTCAAAGGCACAACGTTAAGTTATGGATGGGTATCTGCCCACATATCCCCAACGAAATTAGTCATTCATATAGTTTTTCCTCCTAATGGAAACAATAGGGGTCTTCCGATATTTAATTATCCTCCACCACGAACGTGCGAAGACTTCGTCTTTTTGCACTCCCGAGTTTAAgggtaattaaataggggcagctgtcataccccaattttgtccagatattttattattatatagGTTTTAGTCGCATTTTATCTTGAATGGATGAGATAGTCCATTTGGTAGTGAAATGAGAATTCAATGAGGTACCATACTCCCCCTTACACGATCAAATACACAAGTTTTCACCACTTCACATCATAAACTCTCATAAACTGTAAAACCAACCCACTATCATACACAAACAATTACTAATCATCATCCATCTATCATAACCATTATTCCTACATTAAAAAATTCTCCCCACTGTGTCGCCCACCATGCGGTCTATGACTATGACCATACCTCCTCAACCACACCCAAATCGTGAAATGTCGCCCCCTTCAAATGCAACAAGTTTCTTCTTCTGTTTTCActttattatttcatttctttccTTAATGCtattttgtttattattattattattattattactttttttCTTTTAGGAATTGGTTGTAATTTAATTTAAGCCCATTAAATCTTATTGAGATAACACCCTCTATCTAAGTCATATACCCCATGTGCTTTTGAACTAATCACAATCTAGTTGTCTAAGGATCGTAgtttttttaatttaatttttaatttatatttttgatTTAGTTTTAGTAGTTGATTAGTTAAATGATCAATTTAGTCATTTAATTAATTTACTTAAATTGCTAATTTAGTTTTAATTTGTATGATACAAATTGCTTTTAATCCACCAAATAACAAAATATTTTctttcttttaattcaaaaatataaaaaatactCTTTCATTTCATTTAGcttcaaaaaatacaaaataccTCTTATTTCATTTAAATTCTAAAAATACCAAAAACAAAACTCTACACTTATAAATAATTCATGAGACCCTTGTATATAATTAGGCATTCTTTTCACAATCAAATTAACTtaacatttttcacaatttaaAACACGATTAAAATCCACATCACGCATCAAATCTTTTTTTTTTGCTCCATGCAATAAATCCTCCCCTCTTTATCACGTGCGATAAATCAATTTCTTTTGCTTCAGTGCATCTAATTCAAAACCAAAAAAAATCATGTTTCCTAAATTAAAATTAACTAACCAACAAACTAAGAACTACGATGACTCTTAGTTTTTTCACCACTCTATGAGAAATACGTAGGCACAAGGTTGTGAAACCAAAGTGAGCCCCCTAACCTAAAACTAAGATTTTCCCtctttaattattttttaaaatatcaAGTAAATAAAAACAAGTAGAAATAATTAATATGCAAATATCACTTAACAAACACTTAACCATAGGTTATTGGAGGTTCTCattgagtacaacgaatgtgaggggtgtctaacaccttcctCTCACTTAACTGACTCACGAACCTGTATTCGGTTGTGATAATCGTATTATCCTTTCCTTTAgggttttatcattatttcccttATTCCTTAGGAATGAATATAATATGGTGGCGACTATGTGATTTTTCCTTCCGCGACAAGTTGAACTCCAACAAGTTCATTCTAATGGTAACATCGATTTTATTCAACGGTAGACAAACTAGATCCACCCCAAAATTCTTACCATAGATAGTCAGTAAAAAATTCAAACAAATCCACGAAGTAGCTACCAGACCCGGAGCTAGCGTATCAATGATCATACTCCTAACCATATAAGATAATTATACATTTAACCTCTCAACAAACTCAAGAGAAATGAACGAATGTGTTGCACCTGTGTCGATAATAGTAATAAGTGGAATACCATTAATAAAACATGTACCTCAAATCAATATGTTTATGCTAGTAGTAACTGATCTAGTCAAAGCAAAAACTTTTCCTCTAGACTGAACCTTATTGGCTTTTTGGAAATTAGTACTAATATGACCTGGTTCCCCACGGTTGAAGCAAGTCAGCAAGCTACTCTTACAATCGGCGATAAGATGTCCAGTATTTTCATACTTGAAGCAACTCTTCTCAGAACTCTTGCAGTCAATGACGCGATGACCCACGACCCCACACTTAAAGCATTTGATAGAAGCAGAAGTCTCTCCCCCGCTTAGCCTTTTCTCATCTAAAGTCTTCCGTTTCCCTTTGTCAGTTGGAGTACTATATGATTTTCCTTCATTATGATCCTTCCCTTTCTTCTCACTAACACTCTTATAGTATGCAGACCGAGCTTTGATATCCTCATCATACATCCTGCACTTATTCACCAGTATAGGAAACCGACAAATCTCTTGATACCCAATACCTTGCTTGTGTAAGTTGATTGTGCAcctaagaggggggtgaattaggtaTTATGAAACTTTTCCGGTTTTGACTTGTTTTAAGAATCTTTCCTTAGTGATTACTATGTGATGAATACagtaaatgctgaaagataaagAACACAAAGAGATATCTTGGTTCCCCTTACAGATCGAGAGTACTTCagtcccctttcaacatgaaagagattttactattgTTAGGACTTTTACAAGAATTTTCCTAGTCTTTCTATATCGACACTAACAATCACACCAAGAATaatcctcttggatttttcaCTAAGTTCAAAAAAAGAACAATCCCCCCTTTAATGAACCTTTTATTTCCAATAATCCTAGACAACAAGGATACACAAAGTAATATGAATTTTTTATAAGTATGTAAAATGGAATTGTATAAGTATCAATCTATGGATTGGTCTTCTACTTATAACAAACAAATCTCTCAATGATATACAAGTGTTTATTATGAATGCAATGAAACTTAGAATGTTTTTTTATGAAGGTTAAGTGCAGAAAGTTTCACTCTTAAAATTCTGGTTTTGAACACTTAGAGAATTTTTGAAAGATGAAGAgaatatttgaatgtttgaaaatttgcaaaaGAAGGTGAGATTAAAATTTGAAGAAATGGTGTTTATATATCACTAATACACCTCTATAAATTAGTATAATTCAAGAAAGGATGTCATGCTTCAAGAACTATTTT encodes:
- the LOC127130738 gene encoding cellular nucleic acid-binding protein homolog, producing the protein MYDEDIKARSAYYKSVSEKKGKDHNEGKSYSTPTDKGKRKTLDEKRLSGGETSASIKCFKCGVVGHRVIDCKSSEKSCFKYENTGHLIADCKSSLLTCFNRGEPGHISTNFQKANKVQSRGKVFALTRSVTTSINILI